The region GTTCATACTCATATTTTAACAACACCCTCAGATAGCCCAGGTCAAATTTGGTAGGATTCGGTTTCCAGGCACCCTCAATGCCACTGCTGATGGTATCGCCGCCTTTACCACTACCAAAACTGCTCTTCCAGCCAAGGCCCTGCTCCTCGATGGGCGCTGCTTCGGGTTCAGGTCCCACATAGGACGCCGGGCCTGCACCATGACATTTACCGAAAGTATGCCCACCAGCGACCAATGCCACGGTTTCCTCATCGTTCATGGCCATGCGCGCGAAGGTCTCGCGGACGTCGTGGCCGGAAGCGACTGGGTCCGGATTGCCGTTTGGCCCTTCGGGGTTTACGTAGATGAGACCCATCTGCACGGCAGCAAGAGGATTTTCGAGATCCCGGTCACCGGAGTAGCGTTTGTCTTCAAGCCACACACTCTCGTTTCCCCAGTAAATATCCTTTTCCGGCTCCCATATGTCTTCGCGTCCGCCGCCGAAGCCGAAGGTCTTGAGTCCCATGGACTCAAGCGCGCAGTTGCCGGCAAGAATCATCAGGTCGGCCCAGGAGATCTTGCTGCCGTATTTTTGCTTGATCGGCCAGAGCAAACGGCGCGCCTTGTCGAGGTTCACATTGTCCGGCCAGCTGTTGAGAGGTGCAAAGCGCTGGTTGCCGGAGCCTCCGCCCCCACGGCCATCGCCCATGCGGTAGGTGCCTGCGCTGTGCCATGCCATCCTGATGAAGAGCCCTCCATAGTGACCGTAATCAGCCGGCCACCAGTCCTGCGAGTCGGTCATCAGCGCATAGAGGTCCTTTTTCAGAGCCTCCAGATCGAGTTTCTTGAACTCCTCAGCGTAGTTGAACTCTTCTCCCATCGGATTGGATTTGGAAGAATGCTGGTGCAAAATGTCAAGATTCAATTGATTCGGCCACCAATCCCGGATCAACGTGCCACCTCGAACAGTGGATCCTATTACCGGGTCCTTGCTATCTTCTTTCATGATGTTTTCTCCTCTCGTTGTTTGAATTTATGCACTGTGCTGGTATGAATATCGTGCTTCGATGCCCAACCTTCCAGTTAATGTTAGAAGGTTTATCGAAAAAACTAATAAAGCAATAGACAAAATCGATGATTGATTATACCCACACACCAACTGAGATTTTTAGTTTTGCTCTATTAATAGATTTTGGAGTACTGTAAGAAATGCTCTAAAAAGATGTCATGAATTCTATTTAATAATTGATCTCTGGATGAATGTCGAAGGTAGCCAAATGCATACGAAAATCTCAATTTAGTATTTCTACTTTTAACTAAAATTATTAAATATTTAATAAACAGAATGAAAGTAAAATTATCTATCGGAAATATATTCAATGTACTTTTATATCATTGTTTACATAGATAATTACTGCGTTAACCAGGGGAATAAATAGAGGGGAGTGTCAATGAATCCGCTGCCTAATTGTGAAAATATTGATAACTTCAATATATGGTCAGAAATCGTAAAACAATCAGTTGACAGTATAGTGGTTACTGATACCAATTCTGCAATTATCTACATGAATAAAGCGGCTGAACATCTTTTTGGATGGAGTTTTGAAGAACTGAAAGGTAGAAAAACAGATGTATTCAATGCTGAACAAATGTCAGAAGAGATTCAAAAAGAAATATATGATACTGTGGCTTCTGGTAAGATTTACAATGGGGAACTATTGAACAAAAAGAAAGATGGTACTTATTTTTACGTACAAATCAGAATATCCCCTATTTACGATAAAAAAGGAAATATAATTGCCTACATGGGTTCGCAAAGGGACATTACAAATCTAAAACAAACTGAAAAAAGATTACAACAAGAAAGGGAATTTCTGGAAAAATTAATTCAAACTTCTCCTGTAGCAATACATGGTACTGACACTAACAGTAACGTAATCATATGGAATGAATCCTCAGAAAAAATATTTGGATGGAGCCGCGAGGAGGTAATTGGCGAATTTTTGCCAACCGTTCCTGAAGAAAATATTGATGAACATCTCTCACTGCGCAATAGGGTATTGGCTGGAGAAACCATAACAGGTTATGAAGTTTGTCGATTGAGAAAGGATGGTTCATATCTTTATGGCAGTTTGTCTGTTGCTCCCATGTATGACCAGAAAGGAAATATCTTTGGCATTATGGCTAATATGGAAGATATTACTGAAAAAAAACAATATGAATATAAACTTAAGGAAGCCTTCAATCAACTGGAATCAATTCATTTTAATTTGCCAATTAGTGTATGGAGTGCCACCGTAGATGAAACTGGTGACTTTGTTGATACCTATATATCAGAAGGTGTCAATGAACTATTAGCCCTTCCTCCAAATACAATAGGAAATGATTTCAAAGCATTCTTAAATTATGTCAAACCCCACTATTTGCCAGAAATAAAGGATAAGTTTGAAGAGGGCATAAAAAATCCTGGCAAAGTTGTGTCTTTTGAGTATGAAGTCATTAATGGAAGTGGTGTGACAAGATGGTTCTTATCAAGTGGGAGAGCACAGGAAGAAAACGGTACAGTCAAGGTATATGGGTCTACGATTGACATTACCAAAAACAAGAATGCAGAAAAATCTCTCATCAACGCTAAGTTACTTGCTGAAAATGCAAATCGGGCCAAAACTGAATTTCTGGCCAATGTAAGCCATGAATTACGTACTCCACTTAATGCCATAATTGGTTTCTCTCAAATATTATCTACAAACAAATCCGGGAATTTGAATGATAAAGAGCTGAAATATGTATCAAACATCTTGAAAAGTGGCAACCATTTGCTTGAACTGATAAACAAAATTCTTGATATTTCAAAATTACAAGCAGGTAAACAAGATTTGGAAATCGAATATGTAGATTTTGCTGAAATTTGTGAGGATATAAAACCATTTATTGACCCACTTATAGCCAAGAAGAATCTTTCATTTGAATGTATTTTGGATTGTACGGATACAAACATTAAGGCCGATAAAACCAAGATGCTTCAAATAATGCATAATCTTCTGGGTAATGCAATAAAATTTACTCCTGAAAATGGGAGCATTGCTATCAATGCAAGATGTATTGGTGATAACTTCCAGGTGTCTGTAAAGGATACAGGTATCGGGATACCGGAGGCATCCCATAAAGATATTTTTCATAGTTTCAAGCAAGTAGATTCATCTGCTACAAGGAAATATGAAGGTACCGGTTTAGGGCTTGCGTTGGTGAAAGAATATATAGAGATGCATGGTGGCGATATATGGGTTGAGAGTGAAGTTGGGAAGGGTAGCACTTTCACATTCGTTATTCCTCAAAATCAATCATCATAATTGAATGGCTTCATTAGTCCAAATCACCACTAATCCTAAATTCCACATCTGAATGAAAACTACTTGAATCGGGCATAAAATGCACTACTTGAAAAGCCGTTGTTTTATTTCCGTTATCAAATCAGTCCGATTCCATAAACCAGATATACAATGCAGACATTACATTACTGGGTACAATCGACAAATTGTGATTTCAATAACAGTGTATGCGGAATACTTCTATTTAATTATCCATAGTACTAAATGGACACACAATAATCATTTTGCAGGATAACTGACATGCGCAGGCGGAAAGCGACATTCCACTCATTGGAATTGATTCATCCACGTTCTCTTAAACATCTGAACAATCAACTTCAGTCACTTGTCAAAGGCCGAGTGTGGCTTAAGATATTGTTGGGAATGTTTTTGGGAATTGTTGTAGGATTGGTTTTAGGCCCATCTACCGGATTCGTCGACCCTTCGGTTGCAATGATTATTGGTGAATGGGTTGCTATTCCTGGTTATATCTTTCTTGGTTTGTTACAGATGATTGTCGTACCTCTGGTTTTTGCTTCTATTATAAGAGGATTAGCTGCTGGAGAAGATATTGAGCAATTGAAAAAAATGGGATCGAGAACGGTTGTTTTCTTTCTCGGTACAACTTCCCTGGCCATTATAATTGGTTTGGGATTAGCCCTTTTTATAAAACCAGGCCTGTTCATCGATAATAGGATTATCCAGAATACGATGGATGACAGCACAACTTCACTTTCACCGGATAATGTTTCTGGTCCGGCTTTTTCTGATATTCCCGGTCTGGTCAGTACTGTTCTCCCCACGAATCCCCTGGGAGCAATTGTAACCGGCCAGATGTTACAGGTAGTTATATTTTCAATTATTGTAGGTATTGCTTTGGTTTCTATGAAACCGGAAAGTTCCAAGCCTCTTCTGGAATTGCTTGGCTCAATTCAGGAAGTTACAATGACAGTTGTCAAATGGAGCATGTTGTTGGCTCCTTTTGCTGTTTTTGGATTGCTTACAAAATTTACCATCAATCTGGGCATAGATACATTACTGGGAATGACCGTCTACGTGGGTACGGTCCTTGCCGGACTGCTGATTATGATGGTAATTTATCTTATCATTATTTTCCTTTTATCAAAAAAGAATCCGATAAAGTTTTTGCAGTCTATCCGCGATGTTCTCCTGCTGGCCTTTTCGACTTCCAGCTCTGCTGCTGTAATGCCTCTTTCAATAAAAACAGTGGAAGAGAAACTTAATGTACGACCCTCCGTTTCCCAATTTGTTATACCTCTGGGAGCCACCATTAATATGAATGGAACCGCCCTTTATCAGAGTATTGCTGCTGTATTCCTGTCCCAGGTATTTGGCGTGGAACTTGGTATAGGGCAACTTGCAATAATCATGGTTACTGTGGTTGGAGCATCTATCGGTACCCCTGCCACCCCGGGTGTTGGTATAGTCATCCTTGCAATGGTATTGAACAGCGTAGGTATTCCTGCAAGTGGAATTGCCCTTATACTGGGTGTGGACCGTATCCTTGATATGAGCCGTACATCGGTTAATGTGACCGGTGATATTGTAGCCTGTGCAGTTGTTGATCGCTGGATAGGGAAGGAAAAGTCGGTAGAGAAGGAATTCCAGGAAGCCAGAATCTGGGATAGGCAGAGACGTATAGAAGGGGAAGATGTAATTGTGAATTCACATTGAAGCATTGCACACTATCATTTGGTAGTTGGCACTGTTGCAGTTAAAACATCGTTCTCATTTATCGAACACCTTAATTCTCCTTTTAAGGATCTGAACCATCACTCGATATAATTTCTGATATCAACAGATATTACAACTCTCTTACTCCCAAGTATCTCCATAACAGTGTACCATGGCCCGCCAACCAAAGCAATAATATAAAAAGACCCCCAAAAAATGTGTATCAGAGATCTCATAAGGGAATTAATATGATCAAAAGGGATATTGTTCTGGGAAGACTGGATGAGCTGCTTCCGGAATTGAAAAAAAACTACAAAGTAAAGGAAATAGGCCTTTTTGGGTCGGTGGCGAGGAATGAATACAAAACCGGCAGCGATATTGACTTCCTTGTTGAGTTTGAAAAAGG is a window of Methanohalophilus mahii DSM 5219 DNA encoding:
- a CDS encoding dicarboxylate/amino acid:cation symporter: MRRRKATFHSLELIHPRSLKHLNNQLQSLVKGRVWLKILLGMFLGIVVGLVLGPSTGFVDPSVAMIIGEWVAIPGYIFLGLLQMIVVPLVFASIIRGLAAGEDIEQLKKMGSRTVVFFLGTTSLAIIIGLGLALFIKPGLFIDNRIIQNTMDDSTTSLSPDNVSGPAFSDIPGLVSTVLPTNPLGAIVTGQMLQVVIFSIIVGIALVSMKPESSKPLLELLGSIQEVTMTVVKWSMLLAPFAVFGLLTKFTINLGIDTLLGMTVYVGTVLAGLLIMMVIYLIIIFLLSKKNPIKFLQSIRDVLLLAFSTSSSAAVMPLSIKTVEEKLNVRPSVSQFVIPLGATINMNGTALYQSIAAVFLSQVFGVELGIGQLAIIMVTVVGASIGTPATPGVGIVILAMVLNSVGIPASGIALILGVDRILDMSRTSVNVTGDIVACAVVDRWIGKEKSVEKEFQEARIWDRQRRIEGEDVIVNSH
- a CDS encoding nucleotidyltransferase family protein, which produces MIKRDIVLGRLDELLPELKKNYKVKEIGLFGSVARNEYKTGSDIDFLVEFEKGADLFDLAALGIFLEDEFESKVDIISKRAVRDELKSRIFSEVVYAHA
- a CDS encoding sensor histidine kinase gives rise to the protein MNPLPNCENIDNFNIWSEIVKQSVDSIVVTDTNSAIIYMNKAAEHLFGWSFEELKGRKTDVFNAEQMSEEIQKEIYDTVASGKIYNGELLNKKKDGTYFYVQIRISPIYDKKGNIIAYMGSQRDITNLKQTEKRLQQEREFLEKLIQTSPVAIHGTDTNSNVIIWNESSEKIFGWSREEVIGEFLPTVPEENIDEHLSLRNRVLAGETITGYEVCRLRKDGSYLYGSLSVAPMYDQKGNIFGIMANMEDITEKKQYEYKLKEAFNQLESIHFNLPISVWSATVDETGDFVDTYISEGVNELLALPPNTIGNDFKAFLNYVKPHYLPEIKDKFEEGIKNPGKVVSFEYEVINGSGVTRWFLSSGRAQEENGTVKVYGSTIDITKNKNAEKSLINAKLLAENANRAKTEFLANVSHELRTPLNAIIGFSQILSTNKSGNLNDKELKYVSNILKSGNHLLELINKILDISKLQAGKQDLEIEYVDFAEICEDIKPFIDPLIAKKNLSFECILDCTDTNIKADKTKMLQIMHNLLGNAIKFTPENGSIAINARCIGDNFQVSVKDTGIGIPEASHKDIFHSFKQVDSSATRKYEGTGLGLALVKEYIEMHGGDIWVESEVGKGSTFTFVIPQNQSS